A window of Sodalis glossinidius str. 'morsitans' contains these coding sequences:
- a CDS encoding cag pathogenicity island Cag12 family protein yields MVLTKTSAGYFNAKRWLRTHGAKEAIDYQVKQGCIGCSETDIYFYRINKPVDIHPLPEKKKPERMLPAKNPVQNNSSLTSKLLTVIQSPQIIGVKNNVSPAQRNKPLIHAQLMIIPQKTTMLHTDKPFLC; encoded by the coding sequence GTGGTATTAACTAAAACATCAGCAGGGTATTTTAACGCCAAACGCTGGCTAAGAACGCATGGCGCAAAAGAGGCCATTGACTATCAAGTCAAGCAGGGATGTATCGGATGCAGTGAAACCGATATTTATTTCTATCGCATTAATAAACCGGTTGATATTCATCCTCTTCCGGAAAAGAAAAAGCCTGAACGGATGTTGCCAGCTAAAAATCCCGTACAGAATAATTCGTCACTGACGAGTAAACTGTTGACGGTGATTCAATCACCACAGATTATCGGTGTTAAAAATAACGTATCACCGGCTCAGAGAAATAAACCTCTCATTCACGCTCAACTCATGATTATACCACAAAAAACAACGATGTTGCACACGGATAAACCGTTTTTATGTTGA